From a region of the Erythrobacter neustonensis genome:
- the mltG gene encoding endolytic transglycosylase MltG, with protein sequence MKAGRSFVLIVLGLVVAGAVLAWTMLGSASIARETPFTIPAGASVGTVAAKLEAEGLISSASGFTLHARIFGSDAPIQAGEFLLKPEMSQGDILAAFQSGDVIRRFVTVPEGMPSILVWERLMAEPLLTGEVAVPPEGSILPDTYAFERGQSRASLVEQMQTAMDKAVAEEWAKRAPGIAVSTMRDALILASVVEKETGKPDERRMVAGLYSNRVRTGMKLQADPTIIYPITKGKPLGRRIKQSEIAAVNGYNTYTIVGLPEGPITNPGRASIAAVMNPEKTAALFMVADGTGGHWFADTLAEHNANVAKWYAIRRDRGEM encoded by the coding sequence ATGAAGGCCGGGCGCAGCTTCGTTCTGATTGTGCTCGGCCTTGTTGTGGCCGGGGCGGTGCTCGCCTGGACGATGCTCGGTTCTGCCAGCATCGCCAGGGAAACGCCGTTCACGATCCCTGCGGGCGCATCTGTCGGCACTGTCGCAGCCAAGCTTGAAGCGGAAGGGCTGATCTCCTCGGCCAGCGGCTTTACCCTGCATGCGCGCATCTTTGGCAGCGACGCACCGATCCAAGCGGGCGAGTTCCTGCTGAAACCGGAGATGAGCCAAGGCGATATCCTCGCGGCGTTCCAGTCGGGTGATGTGATCCGCCGCTTCGTGACCGTGCCCGAAGGCATGCCCTCGATCCTCGTGTGGGAGCGGCTGATGGCCGAACCCCTGTTGACGGGCGAGGTGGCGGTTCCGCCCGAAGGTTCGATCCTGCCCGATACTTACGCCTTCGAACGCGGCCAGTCTCGCGCGAGCCTTGTCGAACAGATGCAGACCGCAATGGACAAGGCGGTCGCCGAGGAATGGGCCAAGCGCGCGCCCGGTATCGCGGTGAGCACGATGCGCGATGCGCTGATCCTTGCCTCGGTGGTCGAGAAGGAAACCGGCAAGCCCGATGAGCGCCGGATGGTCGCCGGGCTATATTCCAACCGCGTGCGCACGGGCATGAAGTTGCAAGCCGATCCCACCATCATCTACCCGATCACCAAGGGCAAGCCCTTGGGCCGGCGGATCAAGCAATCCGAGATTGCGGCGGTCAACGGCTACAATACCTATACGATCGTCGGCCTTCCCGAAGGGCCGATCACCAATCCCGGGCGCGCCAGCATCGCTGCGGTCATGAATCCGGAAAAGACGGCTGCGCTGTTCATGGTCGCCGATGGCACCGGCGGACACTGGTTCGCCGATACGCTGGCCGAGCACAACGCCAACGTCGCCAAGTGGTATGCGATCCGCCGTGACCGCGGGGAAATGTAA
- a CDS encoding 2'-5' RNA ligase family protein, which produces MPADLAGFAEGLRRAHFPPERNFLHAHVTLFHAFAPSLLDELCDFLPRLAGEYAPPQGRVKGIMDLGKGTAIALDAPQLLELRALVAEHFHGSLTAQDLHEPRPHITIQNKVGKEEASALQASLAASLAPWLDRPPFVFPALELWRYRGGPWEAVKTCAFRGRARL; this is translated from the coding sequence TTGCCGGCCGATCTTGCAGGCTTTGCCGAGGGCCTGCGCCGCGCGCATTTCCCACCCGAACGCAACTTCCTGCATGCGCATGTGACGCTGTTCCACGCATTTGCCCCGTCACTGCTCGATGAATTGTGCGATTTTCTTCCCCGGCTCGCGGGCGAATACGCGCCGCCGCAGGGGCGGGTGAAGGGGATCATGGATCTCGGCAAGGGCACTGCAATCGCGCTCGACGCGCCGCAACTGCTCGAACTGCGCGCGCTTGTTGCAGAACACTTCCACGGCAGCCTGACAGCGCAGGACCTGCACGAGCCGCGCCCGCATATCACGATCCAGAACAAGGTCGGCAAGGAGGAAGCGAGCGCGCTCCAGGCCAGCCTTGCGGCAAGCCTTGCACCGTGGCTCGACCGGCCGCCTTTCGTGTTCCCCGCGCTCGAATTGTGGCGGTATCGTGGGGGGCCGTGGGAGGCGGTCAAGACTTGCGCATTTCGCGGCCGGGCAAGGTTGTAA
- a CDS encoding saccharopine dehydrogenase family protein has protein sequence MSAAKSRTVLVIGAGGVSSVCVHKMAFNPEIFPEIHLASRTKSKCDAIAASVKQRCGRDIATYEIDAEEVPAMVRLIRETGAGLVVNLALPYQDLPIMDACLEAGVDYLDTANYEPKDEAKFEYHWQWAYHDRFKDAGLMALLGSGFDPGVTSVFTMWLKKHKLKTIRQLDILDCNGGDHGQHFATNFNPEINIREVTAPARHWENGQWVETPAMSTKVNFDFEAVGPKNMYLMYHEELESLAKFVPELERARFWMTFGDQYITHLTVLQNVGMTAIEPVRYQGKDIIPLQFLAAVLPKPETLGETTKGNTNIGVIATGEAMDGSGEKTFYIRNICSHEAAYAETGNQAVSYTTGVPAMIGAAMMVEGMWEGDGVFNIEQLDPDPFMEMLNQHGLPWTVEEMAGPVDF, from the coding sequence ATGTCGGCAGCCAAATCCCGCACCGTTCTCGTCATTGGTGCAGGCGGGGTCAGCTCGGTTTGCGTCCACAAGATGGCGTTCAACCCCGAAATCTTCCCCGAAATCCACCTCGCCAGCCGCACCAAGTCGAAGTGCGATGCGATCGCCGCCAGCGTCAAGCAACGCTGTGGCCGCGATATCGCGACCTATGAAATCGACGCCGAGGAAGTGCCCGCGATGGTGCGCCTGATCCGCGAAACCGGCGCAGGCCTCGTGGTCAACCTCGCGCTTCCGTATCAGGATCTGCCGATTATGGACGCCTGCCTCGAAGCGGGCGTCGACTATCTCGACACCGCCAATTACGAACCCAAGGACGAAGCCAAGTTCGAATACCACTGGCAGTGGGCCTATCACGACCGCTTCAAGGATGCAGGCCTGATGGCCTTGCTGGGTTCGGGCTTCGATCCGGGCGTCACCTCGGTGTTCACGATGTGGCTGAAGAAGCACAAGCTGAAGACCATTCGCCAGCTCGACATTCTCGATTGCAACGGCGGCGATCACGGCCAGCATTTCGCGACCAATTTCAACCCGGAAATCAACATCCGCGAAGTCACCGCGCCCGCGCGCCACTGGGAAAACGGCCAGTGGGTCGAAACCCCGGCGATGAGCACCAAGGTCAACTTCGATTTCGAAGCGGTCGGCCCCAAGAACATGTATCTGATGTATCATGAGGAGCTCGAAAGCCTCGCAAAGTTCGTTCCCGAGCTTGAGCGTGCGCGCTTCTGGATGACCTTTGGCGATCAATACATCACCCACCTCACCGTGCTGCAGAATGTCGGCATGACCGCGATCGAGCCGGTCAGGTATCAGGGCAAGGACATCATCCCGCTGCAGTTCCTCGCCGCCGTGCTGCCTAAGCCCGAAACGCTGGGCGAGACGACCAAGGGCAACACCAATATCGGCGTGATCGCGACCGGCGAGGCGATGGACGGATCGGGCGAGAAGACCTTCTACATCCGCAACATCTGCAGCCACGAGGCGGCTTACGCGGAAACCGGCAACCAGGCGGTCAGCTATACCACCGGCGTTCCGGCGATGATCGGCGCAGCCATGATGGTCGAAGGCATGTGGGAAGGCGACGGCGTGTTCAACATCGAACAGCTCGATCCCGATCCCTTCATGGAAATGCTCAACCAGCACGGCCTGCCGTGGACGGTCGAGGAAATGGCCGGTCCGGTCGATTTCTGA
- a CDS encoding ABC-F family ATP-binding cassette domain-containing protein, translating into MLTIDNLTVRLGGRAILERASATVPVGARVGLIGRNGAGKSTLMKALIGEIEPDDGEISKPSRARIGYIAQEAPSGAMTPEEVVLAAATERAELLAELETCTDMDRMGDVHDRLLAIDAYSAPARAAKILNGLGFDEEMQQRPVDSFSGGWKMRIALGALLFSEPDILLLDEPSNHLDLEATLWLENFLKSYPATLVVISHERDLLNKVVDHILHLQGGELTLYPGGYDAFEKQRAERAAQLAAAKASQEAQAARLRDYVARNSARASTAKQAQSRAKMLAKMQPIAALMEDPTLSFDFPDPAEMKSPMITVEQAAVGYGEAPPILKRLNFRIEADDRIALLGRNGNGKTTLARLLASQLDPAEGAVNAPGKLKVGYFTQYQVEELAGEDTPLDLMNRAMEGSSQGAIRAQLGRFGFSGPRATQRVDKLSGGERARLALALITRDAPHLLILDEPTNHLDVDAREALIQALNAYSGAVILISHDRHMVELTSDRLVLVDGGTAREYDGSMDDYIDFILGRNQPKGAGGGKGRGAQRGEAAADRRSAQAALTKAESAVTRLTAEVDRLDQSILASSHSASGTAGAKMQKLLTERAAAAAALAEAEEAWLAASALIEAAEAA; encoded by the coding sequence ATGCTTACCATAGACAATCTCACCGTTCGGCTTGGCGGCCGGGCCATCCTCGAACGCGCCAGCGCAACCGTTCCGGTTGGCGCGCGCGTCGGGCTGATCGGGCGCAACGGCGCGGGCAAATCGACGCTGATGAAAGCGCTCATCGGCGAGATCGAGCCCGACGACGGAGAAATTTCGAAGCCCTCGCGCGCGCGCATCGGTTACATCGCGCAGGAAGCGCCAAGCGGGGCGATGACCCCCGAAGAGGTTGTGCTCGCCGCAGCGACCGAGCGCGCCGAACTGCTGGCGGAACTCGAAACCTGCACCGACATGGATCGCATGGGCGATGTCCACGACCGCCTGCTCGCGATCGATGCCTACAGCGCCCCTGCGCGCGCGGCCAAGATCCTCAATGGTCTGGGTTTCGACGAGGAAATGCAGCAGCGCCCCGTCGACAGTTTCTCGGGGGGTTGGAAAATGCGGATCGCGCTGGGCGCGCTGCTGTTTTCCGAACCCGATATCCTCCTGCTCGACGAGCCTTCGAACCACCTCGACCTCGAAGCGACGCTGTGGCTGGAGAATTTCCTCAAGTCCTATCCCGCAACACTGGTGGTAATCAGCCACGAACGCGACCTGCTCAACAAGGTGGTGGACCATATCCTCCACCTTCAGGGCGGCGAATTGACGCTTTATCCCGGCGGATATGACGCGTTCGAGAAACAGCGCGCGGAACGCGCCGCGCAGCTTGCCGCCGCCAAGGCCTCGCAGGAAGCGCAGGCCGCACGCCTGAGGGATTACGTCGCGCGCAATTCGGCCCGCGCCTCGACTGCGAAGCAAGCCCAGTCGCGCGCCAAGATGCTCGCCAAGATGCAGCCGATCGCCGCGCTGATGGAAGACCCGACGCTGAGCTTCGATTTTCCCGATCCGGCGGAGATGAAATCGCCGATGATTACGGTGGAACAGGCGGCGGTCGGATACGGCGAGGCGCCGCCGATCCTCAAGCGGCTCAATTTCCGGATCGAGGCTGACGACCGGATTGCACTGCTTGGCCGCAACGGCAACGGCAAGACCACGCTGGCGCGGCTGCTCGCCTCGCAGCTTGACCCCGCCGAAGGCGCGGTCAATGCGCCGGGCAAGCTGAAGGTCGGCTATTTCACGCAGTATCAGGTCGAAGAACTGGCGGGCGAGGATACCCCGCTCGATCTGATGAACCGCGCGATGGAGGGATCCTCGCAAGGCGCGATCCGCGCGCAGCTTGGACGTTTCGGCTTTTCCGGCCCGCGCGCGACGCAGCGCGTCGACAAGCTATCGGGCGGAGAGCGTGCGCGGCTAGCATTGGCGCTGATCACCCGCGATGCGCCGCATCTCCTCATCCTCGACGAGCCGACCAACCACTTGGATGTCGACGCCCGCGAGGCATTGATCCAGGCGTTGAACGCCTATTCGGGCGCGGTGATCCTGATCAGCCACGATCGCCACATGGTCGAGCTGACGTCGGACCGGCTGGTGCTGGTCGATGGCGGCACCGCGCGCGAATATGACGGCAGCATGGATGATTACATCGACTTCATCCTCGGCCGCAATCAACCCAAGGGCGCAGGCGGCGGCAAGGGGCGCGGCGCGCAGCGCGGCGAGGCGGCGGCGGACCGGCGCAGCGCGCAAGCTGCGCTGACCAAGGCGGAAAGCGCCGTCACGCGGCTGACCGCCGAGGTCGATCGGCTCGACCAGTCGATCCTTGCCTCCAGCCATTCCGCATCTGGCACGGCAGGTGCCAAGATGCAGAAACTGCTCACCGAACGCGCAGCAGCAGCCGCTGCGCTGGCAGAGGCCGAGGAAGCCTGGCTGGCGGCCAGCGCGCTGATAGAAGCCGCCGAAGCGGCCTGA
- a CDS encoding DMT family protein, producing MIGMGSLLPILLLAGSSILMNVAWYYHLKQPSLGMLAAIGLAWGIALFEYCFAVPANRIGIAHYSLAELKTIQEVLSLGAFVLVAWALFGETPTLSQILGFALIAGGAFMIFRSPFG from the coding sequence ATGATTGGCATGGGCTCGCTGCTGCCGATCCTGCTGCTCGCGGGATCGAGCATCCTGATGAACGTTGCGTGGTATTACCACTTGAAGCAGCCCTCGCTGGGCATGCTTGCCGCGATCGGGCTTGCCTGGGGGATTGCACTGTTCGAATATTGCTTTGCCGTGCCCGCCAACCGCATCGGCATCGCGCACTATTCGCTCGCCGAGTTGAAGACCATACAGGAAGTCCTATCTCTCGGCGCCTTCGTGCTGGTAGCCTGGGCGCTGTTCGGCGAGACGCCCACTTTGAGCCAGATTCTCGGTTTCGCCCTCATCGCCGGGGGCGCTTTCATGATTTTCAGGAGTCCTTTCGGCTAA
- a CDS encoding fatty acid desaturase, translating to MKLDVMNEWQPTDTPAPALDPRKLVGELKPFTAVHTGRSIWELTATLVPFFALILAMLWAVSAGYLAALLLLPVSGLLLLRTFIIQHDCGHGAYLAKRTSNDWLGRMLGVLTFTPYDCWRRSHTLHHASTGNLDARGFGDVDTLTVAEFRALKPFQRLMYRIYRHPVVLFGIAPAYLFMLRHRLPIGLMRDGRQYWVSALGTNLAMAGMFAALMAFFGVGATLMVLLPTVLVAATAGVWLFYVQHQFEQAHWDKADAWKFHEAALHGSSHLDLPQPLRWFTGNIGMHHVHHLASRIPFYRLPNVLAAYPQLASLNRMTIREAFKPFLLTLWDEDQRRLISFREAKATAAAA from the coding sequence TTGAAACTCGACGTGATGAACGAATGGCAGCCGACCGATACCCCGGCGCCCGCTCTCGATCCCCGCAAACTGGTTGGCGAACTGAAGCCCTTCACCGCAGTCCACACCGGGCGCAGCATATGGGAGCTGACCGCGACGCTGGTGCCTTTCTTTGCGCTGATCCTGGCGATGCTGTGGGCGGTGAGCGCAGGCTATCTGGCGGCGCTGCTGCTGCTGCCGGTCTCGGGCCTGCTGCTGCTGCGCACCTTCATCATCCAGCACGATTGCGGGCACGGCGCCTATCTTGCAAAACGCACCAGCAACGACTGGCTGGGCCGGATGCTGGGGGTGCTGACCTTCACCCCCTATGATTGCTGGCGGCGGTCGCACACGCTGCATCATGCGAGCACCGGAAACCTCGATGCGCGCGGTTTCGGCGATGTCGATACGCTGACGGTGGCCGAATTCCGTGCGCTGAAGCCGTTCCAGCGGCTGATGTACCGGATCTATCGCCACCCTGTCGTCCTGTTCGGGATTGCGCCCGCCTATCTGTTCATGCTGCGCCACCGCCTGCCGATCGGGCTTATGCGCGATGGGCGGCAATATTGGGTGAGCGCGCTCGGCACCAATCTCGCGATGGCGGGAATGTTTGCCGCATTGATGGCGTTCTTCGGCGTTGGTGCGACCCTGATGGTGCTGCTCCCCACCGTGCTCGTCGCCGCGACCGCAGGTGTGTGGCTGTTCTATGTGCAGCACCAGTTCGAGCAAGCCCACTGGGACAAGGCCGATGCCTGGAAGTTCCACGAGGCCGCGCTGCATGGCAGTTCGCACCTCGACCTGCCGCAGCCGCTGCGCTGGTTCACGGGCAATATCGGGATGCACCATGTGCACCACCTGGCGAGCCGCATCCCGTTCTACCGGCTGCCGAACGTGCTGGCTGCCTACCCGCAGCTTGCTTCGCTCAACCGCATGACGATCCGTGAGGCATTCAAGCCGTTCCTGCTGACTTTGTGGGACGAGGATCAGCGCCGGCTGATTTCTTTCCGCGAGGCGAAAGCCACTGCCGCTGCTGCCTGA
- a CDS encoding DEAD/DEAH box helicase, whose protein sequence is MNFPPLPATIETALAERGYEAATPVQAEVLKPEAEGRDLVVSAQTGSGKTVAFGLAMAPQLLGEEGRIGYAQAPLALVITPTRELALQVSRELEWLYERTGARVATCVGGMNPSAERKVLNSGPAIVVGTPGRLRDHFERGALNLSQLAVAVLDEADEMLDMGFREELEAILDGTPETRRTLLFSATMPRPIEALARRYQTDALRIATISEGGRGHGDIAYQAVTVSPPEVENAVVNLLRFHEAETAILFCATREKVRHLHATLQERGFAVVALSGEHSQSERNHALQALRDGRARVCVATDVAARGIDLPTLSLVVHVEIPRDAETLQHRSGRTGRAGRKGIATLIVPFSARRRVEAMLGRAQIAAEWMDVPGPEAIGERDRERLLGKLLAPTQFDDADRELAQRLLAERSAEDIAAMLVHAHRARLPEPEEISANTRDAQKERHRPGFEDTVWFRMGIGRSNGADPRWLLPLICRRGHVTRGEIGAIRIGQDETYFQIPRALAEKYAATAARTFAAEGDDEPLVIERSDAGPREAARYNRQRRPSRSGNDAGFVKAKPLGNRGFAKDGAGKPGFGKGGPHKHKRKFKPN, encoded by the coding sequence ATGAATTTCCCCCCTCTGCCCGCCACGATCGAAACCGCCCTTGCCGAGCGCGGTTACGAAGCCGCCACCCCGGTTCAGGCCGAAGTCCTGAAGCCCGAAGCCGAAGGGCGCGATCTCGTCGTCTCGGCGCAGACCGGCTCGGGCAAGACGGTCGCCTTCGGCCTCGCCATGGCCCCGCAACTGCTTGGCGAGGAAGGGCGAATTGGCTACGCGCAAGCCCCGCTCGCGCTGGTCATCACGCCGACGCGCGAACTGGCGCTGCAGGTCAGCCGCGAACTGGAATGGCTTTACGAACGCACCGGCGCGCGGGTTGCGACCTGCGTCGGCGGCATGAACCCCTCGGCCGAACGCAAGGTGCTCAATTCCGGCCCCGCGATCGTCGTCGGCACGCCGGGCCGGTTGCGCGACCACTTCGAACGCGGCGCGCTGAACCTGTCGCAGCTTGCCGTCGCCGTGCTCGACGAAGCCGACGAGATGCTCGACATGGGCTTCCGCGAGGAATTGGAGGCAATCCTCGACGGCACGCCCGAAACCCGCCGCACGCTGCTGTTTTCGGCAACGATGCCGCGCCCGATCGAAGCGCTCGCCCGCCGCTACCAGACCGATGCACTGCGCATTGCGACGATCAGCGAAGGCGGCCGAGGGCATGGCGACATCGCCTATCAGGCGGTCACCGTCTCCCCGCCCGAGGTCGAGAACGCGGTTGTGAACCTGCTGCGCTTCCACGAAGCGGAGACCGCGATCCTGTTCTGCGCAACCCGCGAAAAGGTGCGTCACCTGCACGCCACCTTGCAGGAACGCGGCTTTGCCGTGGTCGCCTTGTCGGGCGAGCATTCGCAGTCCGAACGTAACCACGCCCTCCAGGCCCTGCGCGATGGCCGCGCCCGCGTTTGCGTGGCGACCGATGTTGCCGCGCGGGGGATCGATCTGCCCACGCTCAGCCTCGTCGTCCACGTCGAAATTCCGCGCGATGCCGAAACGCTCCAGCACCGTTCGGGCCGCACCGGCCGTGCGGGGCGCAAGGGTATCGCGACCCTGATCGTGCCCTTCTCCGCCCGCCGCCGGGTCGAAGCGATGCTGGGCCGCGCGCAGATCGCTGCCGAGTGGATGGACGTGCCCGGACCCGAGGCGATCGGCGAACGCGACCGCGAGCGACTGCTGGGCAAGCTGCTTGCCCCCACGCAGTTCGACGATGCCGATCGTGAACTTGCCCAGCGCCTGCTCGCCGAACGCAGCGCCGAGGATATCGCCGCGATGCTCGTCCACGCGCACCGCGCACGCCTGCCCGAGCCCGAGGAAATCTCCGCCAACACCCGCGATGCCCAGAAGGAGCGTCACCGCCCCGGCTTCGAGGATACGGTGTGGTTCCGGATGGGGATCGGCCGCAGCAACGGCGCCGATCCGCGCTGGCTGCTCCCGCTGATCTGCCGCCGCGGCCATGTGACCCGCGGCGAAATCGGCGCGATCCGCATCGGGCAGGACGAAACCTACTTCCAGATCCCGCGCGCGCTGGCCGAAAAGTATGCCGCCACCGCCGCCCGCACCTTTGCCGCTGAAGGCGATGACGAACCGCTGGTGATCGAGCGTTCGGATGCCGGCCCGCGCGAAGCGGCGCGCTACAACCGCCAGCGTCGCCCCTCGCGCAGCGGCAACGATGCCGGCTTCGTCAAAGCCAAGCCGCTGGGCAACCGCGGCTTTGCCAAGGATGGCGCCGGCAAGCCCGGTTTCGGCAAGGGCGGCCCGCACAAACACAAGCGCAAGTTCAAGCCCAACTGA
- a CDS encoding peptidyl-alpha-hydroxyglycine alpha-amidating lyase family protein — MRLLGAALACAALAACGAVSPPREDLPRLAVDAGWMKLPAGTRFGEVSGVDVDAAGNIWVLHRAGRAWAEPFPADPIAHNTVFKFAPDGTLLDQWGGGQMVMPHGISVSPDGKVWITDAGREQVLRFASDGRLELALGERGVSAQDAGHFGRPADVAFLPGRVLVADGYVNTRIAELSPQGAFLRDWGDFKVAHAVAVDDARIYVADRENARIAVYDHQGNDIAAWASPAGNHTYGLRALGAGRLLALEGRDGADRTGAVLRIYAADGAVEAAYNIGLSGEDASRGHDLAIAPGGQVYVTDAAAGRVVRLTLPGKAMQ, encoded by the coding sequence ATGCGCTTGCTGGGGGCGGCATTGGCCTGTGCGGCGCTGGCCGCCTGCGGTGCCGTGTCGCCCCCGCGCGAGGACCTGCCGCGCCTTGCCGTCGATGCGGGCTGGATGAAGCTGCCCGCAGGCACGCGGTTCGGCGAGGTCAGCGGGGTCGATGTCGATGCTGCGGGCAATATCTGGGTGCTCCACCGCGCAGGACGCGCCTGGGCAGAGCCGTTTCCGGCCGATCCCATCGCCCACAACACTGTGTTCAAGTTCGCGCCCGATGGGACGCTGCTGGACCAGTGGGGGGGAGGGCAGATGGTGATGCCGCACGGCATTTCGGTCAGCCCCGATGGCAAGGTCTGGATCACCGACGCGGGCCGCGAACAGGTGCTGCGCTTTGCAAGCGATGGTCGGCTTGAACTGGCGTTGGGCGAAAGGGGCGTGAGCGCGCAGGACGCGGGCCATTTTGGCCGCCCCGCCGATGTCGCCTTTCTGCCGGGCCGCGTGCTGGTGGCCGATGGCTACGTCAACACGCGCATCGCCGAACTTTCACCGCAGGGCGCGTTCCTGCGCGACTGGGGCGATTTCAAGGTTGCCCATGCGGTCGCGGTGGATGATGCGCGCATTTACGTTGCCGACCGCGAGAACGCACGGATCGCGGTTTACGATCATCAGGGCAACGACATCGCCGCATGGGCCTCACCCGCGGGCAACCACACCTATGGTCTGCGGGCGCTGGGGGCGGGGCGGCTGCTCGCGCTCGAAGGGCGCGACGGGGCGGATCGCACGGGCGCGGTGCTGCGGATATATGCCGCCGATGGCGCGGTGGAGGCGGCCTATAATATCGGCTTGTCCGGCGAGGATGCGAGCCGGGGGCACGATCTGGCCATCGCGCCCGGCGGGCAGGTCTATGTCACCGATGCCGCCGCGGGACGCGTGGTGCGGCTGACGCTCCCCGGAAAGGCGATGCAATGA
- a CDS encoding DUF6481 family protein: MSGYKLPSFQDRAAASLKAKQKALETLKQAPRLSEAEIAERAARQAKREAAREAAAREKAEKLQAAREEKKRLAEEKRAAAEAALLKANQPKKTEAELKAARDARYAARKNRK, encoded by the coding sequence ATGAGTGGTTACAAACTTCCCAGCTTTCAGGACCGCGCCGCAGCATCGCTGAAGGCCAAGCAGAAGGCTCTGGAAACGCTGAAGCAGGCCCCGCGTCTCAGCGAAGCCGAAATCGCCGAGCGCGCGGCACGGCAGGCCAAGCGCGAGGCTGCGCGCGAAGCGGCTGCCCGCGAAAAGGCGGAGAAGCTCCAGGCCGCACGCGAAGAAAAGAAGCGCCTCGCCGAGGAAAAGCGTGCCGCTGCCGAGGCGGCATTGCTGAAGGCGAACCAGCCGAAGAAAACCGAGGCCGAGCTCAAAGCGGCACGCGATGCGCGCTACGCGGCGCGCAAGAACCGCAAGTAA
- a CDS encoding threonine ammonia-lyase has translation MIQTDTRFPTSAGVEAAAAAIAAILPPTPLLPVEINGVRAWVKADNLQPIGSFKIRGAWWRLSNLSAQERAAGVVAVSSGNHAQGVAWSARRLGIRAAIVMPHDAPQVKLDNTAALGAEVVLYQRPQEDRDAVAARLIAERGGTLVHAFGDPWVIEGQGSAAIEIAAQLGRAPGRIIACCGGGGLTAGLGLGAPDARIHPVEPVGWDMVGRAMAAGELVHAAPDAPKTICDALQPNVTKPLNLTLLKDRAEPGVTVTDDEVRDAQRFAFAQLRLVVEPGGAAALAAALAGKVPVDAGTVIMITGGNADPAAYAATIGGGAGAS, from the coding sequence ATGATCCAGACAGATACGCGTTTTCCGACGAGCGCAGGCGTGGAAGCGGCGGCGGCCGCGATTGCCGCGATCCTGCCGCCCACCCCGCTGCTGCCGGTGGAGATCAACGGCGTGCGCGCGTGGGTCAAGGCGGACAATCTGCAACCGATCGGATCGTTCAAGATCAGGGGCGCGTGGTGGCGCTTGTCGAACCTGTCGGCGCAAGAACGCGCCGCGGGTGTGGTCGCGGTTTCATCGGGCAATCATGCGCAAGGGGTTGCGTGGAGCGCGCGAAGGCTCGGGATCAGGGCGGCGATTGTGATGCCGCACGATGCGCCGCAGGTGAAGCTCGACAACACGGCTGCGCTGGGGGCCGAAGTGGTGCTGTATCAGCGGCCGCAGGAAGACCGCGATGCGGTCGCCGCGCGGCTGATCGCGGAGCGCGGCGGCACGCTGGTCCATGCTTTCGGCGATCCGTGGGTAATCGAGGGGCAAGGCAGCGCCGCAATCGAAATTGCTGCGCAACTGGGGCGTGCACCCGGGCGGATTATTGCCTGTTGCGGCGGCGGCGGGCTGACCGCGGGGCTTGGCCTTGGGGCGCCGGATGCCAGAATTCATCCGGTCGAGCCGGTCGGCTGGGACATGGTGGGCCGGGCAATGGCGGCAGGCGAACTCGTCCACGCCGCGCCGGATGCGCCAAAAACGATCTGCGACGCGCTCCAGCCCAATGTCACGAAGCCCTTGAACCTTACGCTGCTGAAAGACCGCGCCGAGCCGGGCGTGACCGTCACCGACGATGAGGTGCGCGACGCGCAGCGCTTCGCCTTTGCGCAGCTTCGGCTGGTGGTCGAACCGGGCGGCGCGGCGGCGCTCGCCGCGGCGCTGGCGGGCAAGGTGCCGGTGGATGCGGGTACGGTGATCATGATTACCGGCGGCAATGCCGATCCTGCGGCCTATGCGGCGACGATCGGCGGCGGCGCAGGGGCATCCTGA